In Aquimarina spinulae, a single window of DNA contains:
- a CDS encoding SusC/RagA family TonB-linked outer membrane protein, with translation MRLHHYKLFMLAFLISGMMSAQQQISGTVQGEGGLPLPGVNIIIQGKSTGTQTDFDGQYAINADIGEVLVYSYLGFVTQQITVSGQNEINVVLKEDVGVLEEVVVVGFGTQSKRLLTGNVSKIEAGKIGGISTPSVQNALIAKAPGVQITQINGKLEGGVKVIIRGLSSISASQEPLYVIDGIEMNNRNSSSIGANLNPLLTVNPNDIASIDILKDASATAIYGAKGTNGVILITTKRGKEGKSQVSVDLSTAFGKPTNKRDWLNASQYEELLRESAFNRFGDQVAADDWVDNRLPRYEGDQDWRTLDTDWQEEAFQDSYVNDINVSISGGNEKTVSFISGSSNDSEGIIRGNGLKRYSMRANIDHNVSKNLSVGVNASYSSTVINRIAGDNAFVTPLQVIAQVPTSPTHLLSGEPNGTSGTGTRTLYANFLLQDKHSFRKTSIRRILAKVFGDIDIFPSLTLRSEFGYDYLYQTVDRNTGRLAPFQSTNGQSFASDDGTEILSTNNYFTYDYSSGGASSLNFVLGMTYTRLKNRANSVTGDGFPTDSFRSVSSAATISAGTGTFTNWAQLAYFARASYDFKKRYLINATLRRDSSSRFGKDKRNAFFPAVSVGWIVSEENFLHDSSILSNLKLRASWGVNGNTPTVDFGSLALYGGTNYGGVSGIAFTQIDNPDLKWEETAQQNFGLDFGFFNNRITGEVDYYIKKTDDLIFNQRLPYETGAPNNAGILKNIGDLENKGFEFVLNTVNIQTDNLTWETSFNIATNKNEIVSVPNGDDLITGQNILREGEAINSFYMVEYAGVNPDNGDAEYILNTTNADGTINRGRTNDFSQAERIIAGNPNPDLFGGLTSTLNYKTIDFSFTFQGQWGAQVFNGAGQYQETGFGNGLDNQDVYIYENRWQNPGDITDVPQARLFLNNGHSNSTRYLQDADFIRLRNITLGYSLPQSALDKLGMSKIRLYVAGLNLLTFTDFRGYDPESTNDDNNTNTNVGSTFYSAPPAKVYTLGVNLTF, from the coding sequence ATGAGGTTACATCATTACAAACTATTTATGCTCGCTTTTTTGATATCGGGCATGATGTCTGCTCAACAACAAATCTCTGGAACTGTTCAGGGAGAAGGAGGGCTACCATTACCTGGGGTTAATATTATAATACAAGGTAAATCTACAGGTACACAAACAGATTTTGACGGGCAATACGCAATTAATGCCGATATAGGCGAAGTGCTTGTGTATTCATATTTAGGTTTTGTTACCCAGCAGATAACTGTATCGGGGCAAAATGAAATTAATGTAGTACTGAAAGAAGATGTAGGAGTATTAGAAGAAGTAGTTGTGGTTGGATTCGGTACCCAATCAAAACGGTTACTAACTGGTAATGTTTCAAAAATTGAGGCAGGTAAAATTGGAGGTATTTCTACACCTAGTGTGCAAAATGCATTAATAGCTAAGGCGCCAGGTGTACAAATTACACAAATTAACGGTAAGCTAGAAGGGGGTGTAAAGGTAATTATTAGAGGACTTTCTTCAATATCGGCTTCTCAAGAACCATTATATGTTATTGATGGAATTGAGATGAATAATAGAAATTCGTCCTCGATTGGTGCGAATTTGAACCCTTTATTAACGGTAAATCCAAATGATATTGCATCAATTGATATTTTGAAAGATGCATCTGCAACAGCTATTTATGGGGCAAAAGGAACGAACGGAGTTATACTGATTACAACCAAAAGAGGTAAAGAAGGAAAATCACAGGTTTCTGTTGATCTTTCTACCGCATTTGGAAAACCAACTAACAAAAGAGATTGGTTAAATGCTAGCCAGTACGAAGAATTACTTCGAGAATCTGCATTCAACAGATTTGGAGATCAGGTTGCTGCCGATGATTGGGTAGACAATAGATTGCCAAGATATGAGGGAGATCAGGATTGGAGAACTCTTGATACAGACTGGCAAGAGGAAGCTTTTCAAGATAGCTATGTTAATGATATTAATGTGTCTATTTCTGGTGGAAATGAAAAGACGGTAAGCTTTATATCTGGATCAAGCAATGATTCAGAAGGTATTATTAGAGGTAACGGTTTAAAACGTTATAGTATGAGAGCAAACATAGATCACAATGTTAGCAAAAACCTTAGCGTTGGTGTGAATGCAAGTTATTCAAGTACTGTGATTAACAGGATTGCAGGAGATAATGCATTTGTTACGCCTTTGCAAGTTATTGCGCAAGTACCTACATCACCAACTCATCTGTTAAGTGGTGAGCCAAATGGTACCAGTGGTACAGGCACGAGAACGTTATATGCTAATTTCTTACTGCAAGATAAACACTCTTTCCGTAAAACTTCGATTAGAAGGATTTTAGCCAAGGTATTTGGGGACATAGACATCTTTCCATCCCTAACTTTGAGATCAGAGTTTGGTTATGACTATTTATATCAGACAGTTGATAGAAATACAGGTAGACTGGCACCATTTCAATCTACAAATGGTCAAAGTTTTGCTTCAGATGATGGTACAGAAATATTATCTACAAATAATTATTTTACCTATGATTATTCATCGGGAGGAGCATCTAGTCTAAATTTTGTTTTAGGTATGACGTATACTAGGCTAAAAAACAGAGCTAATTCGGTAACAGGGGATGGTTTTCCTACCGATAGTTTTAGATCTGTCTCTAGTGCAGCAACAATTTCGGCGGGTACTGGTACTTTTACAAACTGGGCACAGCTAGCTTATTTTGCCAGAGCATCATATGATTTTAAAAAGAGATATCTTATAAACGCTACTCTTCGTCGTGATTCATCCTCTCGATTTGGTAAAGATAAAAGAAATGCATTTTTCCCTGCAGTTTCGGTAGGTTGGATTGTGTCTGAAGAAAACTTTTTACATGATTCTAGTATACTATCAAATTTAAAACTTAGAGCCAGTTGGGGAGTTAATGGTAATACTCCAACGGTGGATTTTGGATCTTTAGCTCTATATGGAGGTACTAATTATGGTGGTGTTTCAGGTATTGCTTTTACGCAAATAGACAACCCTGATTTAAAATGGGAAGAAACCGCGCAACAAAATTTCGGACTTGATTTTGGATTTTTTAATAATAGGATAACTGGTGAAGTTGATTATTATATTAAAAAGACAGATGACTTGATATTTAATCAACGACTTCCGTATGAAACAGGTGCTCCTAATAATGCTGGAATACTTAAAAATATCGGAGATCTAGAAAACAAAGGATTTGAATTTGTGTTAAATACAGTAAATATTCAGACCGATAACCTTACATGGGAGACTAGTTTTAATATTGCTACAAATAAAAATGAAATTGTTAGTGTGCCAAATGGTGATGATTTGATCACAGGTCAAAATATTCTTCGAGAAGGAGAAGCTATCAACTCTTTCTATATGGTAGAGTATGCAGGTGTAAATCCAGATAATGGTGATGCAGAATATATTTTGAACACGACAAATGCCGATGGTACAATAAATAGAGGAAGAACTAACGATTTCTCACAGGCAGAACGAATTATTGCCGGAAATCCTAACCCAGATTTGTTTGGAGGTTTAACAAGTACACTGAATTACAAAACGATTGATTTTTCTTTTACTTTTCAAGGACAATGGGGTGCCCAGGTATTTAATGGTGCTGGACAGTACCAGGAAACAGGTTTTGGAAACGGTTTAGATAATCAAGATGTATATATTTATGAGAATAGATGGCAAAACCCAGGAGATATAACAGATGTACCTCAAGCAAGATTATTTTTAAATAATGGACACTCTAATAGTACTAGATATTTGCAAGATGCAGATTTTATAAGATTGAGAAATATAACACTTGGATATTCTCTACCACAAAGTGCATTGGATAAATTAGGAATGAGTAAGATAAGGCTCTATGTGGCTGGATTAAATCTTCTAACTTTTACAGATTTTAGAGGGTATGACCCAGAATCAACTAATGATGATAATAATACTAATACTAACGTGGGTAGTACTTTTTATTCTGCACCACCGGCAAAAGTATATACACTGGGTGTTAATTTAACATTTTAA
- a CDS encoding helix-turn-helix domain-containing protein, producing the protein MFFIFILFIPLKGYCFFIETSERNEDENSYKLLSYKDQFSNRSDFVFATEADQVIVQEKITDSTAIFKDLAFSYAKIDQPKLACEFIEKYIRSTLDVTFVDHIKFDQISTSEPHKQLAEKYLKQFGWLALFCFYISFVGFFITIVLNFRKGTDKTASLLMSIFVFLNSCFMAHLGLYFMNYEYYWPHTLFMFSTFGLLYGPIIYFYFKRASQNYKFKRLDLLHLMPTVFLVLLLLPVYLLPAEEKLRMVIHYERPYLTLISVAKLLSLLVYGILMVNVYVRRVKEKFYFSKQLINWQRNIMIFCAVYILSYAVYAFLNVLHLASGFLFNVQVVSLAVMVLYISYSAFVQPSLFGKLRIVKSEGEKEEKILKNTNSKYEKSGLTPSLSLELKVKLLYLLKEEKIYKQNDITLHKVSLLLDTTRHNTSQIINEHFGLNFFELINKYRIEEAKEILKGEKHRGFNIIDVAYEVGFNNKVTFNKSFKKYNQITPSEYLKRFVA; encoded by the coding sequence TTGTTTTTCATCTTTATTTTGTTCATTCCTTTAAAAGGATATTGTTTCTTTATTGAAACAAGTGAGAGAAATGAGGATGAGAATTCTTATAAATTATTATCTTATAAAGATCAGTTTTCTAATAGGTCAGATTTTGTATTTGCTACAGAAGCTGATCAAGTTATAGTACAAGAAAAAATAACTGATTCTACAGCTATATTCAAAGATCTGGCATTTTCTTATGCTAAAATTGATCAGCCCAAATTAGCTTGTGAGTTTATTGAAAAGTATATTAGATCAACTCTTGATGTAACTTTTGTTGATCATATTAAATTTGACCAAATAAGTACATCAGAACCCCATAAACAACTTGCGGAGAAGTATTTAAAACAATTTGGTTGGCTTGCCCTCTTCTGTTTTTATATTTCCTTTGTAGGTTTTTTTATAACTATAGTATTAAATTTTCGTAAAGGCACTGATAAGACAGCTAGTTTGTTAATGAGTATTTTTGTATTCCTGAATTCATGTTTCATGGCCCATTTGGGACTGTATTTTATGAATTATGAATATTATTGGCCGCATACGTTATTTATGTTTTCTACGTTTGGGCTATTATATGGTCCTATTATATATTTTTATTTTAAAAGAGCCTCGCAGAACTATAAGTTCAAACGTTTGGATCTATTACACTTGATGCCGACCGTATTTCTGGTACTATTGTTGTTACCTGTTTACTTATTACCCGCAGAAGAAAAACTTAGAATGGTCATACATTATGAGCGACCATACCTTACTTTAATTTCAGTTGCTAAGCTATTATCATTGTTAGTTTATGGTATTTTAATGGTTAATGTTTATGTTCGAAGGGTTAAGGAAAAGTTCTATTTTTCGAAACAGTTAATTAATTGGCAGCGAAACATAATGATATTTTGTGCTGTATATATATTGTCATATGCGGTATATGCATTTTTAAATGTATTGCATTTAGCTAGTGGATTCTTGTTTAACGTACAGGTAGTTTCGTTAGCAGTTATGGTCTTATATATTAGCTACTCTGCATTTGTTCAACCTTCACTATTTGGAAAATTAAGAATAGTAAAATCTGAAGGTGAAAAAGAAGAAAAAATACTAAAAAATACAAATAGTAAATACGAAAAATCAGGACTAACACCAAGTTTGTCACTAGAGCTTAAAGTAAAGTTGTTGTATTTACTCAAAGAAGAGAAAATTTATAAACAAAATGATATTACGCTTCATAAAGTTTCACTATTACTAGATACCACAAGACACAATACTTCTCAGATTATAAATGAACATTTCGGACTTAATTTTTTTGAATTAATCAATAAATATAGAATAGAAGAAGCCAAAGAGATTTTAAAAGGAGAGAAGCATAGAGGTTTTAATATTATTGATGTGGCTTATGAAGTAGGCTTTAATAATAAAGTTACTTTTAACAAATCGTTTAAAAAATACAACCAAATTACTCCCTCAGAATATTTAAAACGATTTGTAGCATAG
- the mazG gene encoding nucleoside triphosphate pyrophosphohydrolase, translating into MNSRKDQLLAFDRLLTIMNELREQCPWDKKQTFQSLRHLTIEETYELGDAILDNDLEEIKKELGDLLLHIVFYAKIGSETKAFDIADVANEICEKLVHRHPHIYGDVIVDNEEDVKRNWENLKLKEGKNSVLEGVPQSLPAMVKASRIQDKVAGVGFDWEEPYQVFEKLKEELDELQHEIEVEDHEKIESEFGDVLFSMINYARFLKVNPEDSLERTNKKFIKRFQYLESKAKENNKSLRDMTLAEMDVFWEEAKKL; encoded by the coding sequence ATGAACTCAAGAAAAGATCAGCTTCTAGCTTTTGATAGGTTATTAACTATCATGAATGAGCTTCGTGAGCAATGTCCGTGGGATAAAAAACAAACATTTCAGTCGTTAAGACATTTAACTATAGAGGAGACTTATGAGCTTGGTGATGCAATTCTGGATAATGATCTGGAAGAAATAAAAAAAGAGCTTGGAGATTTGCTATTACATATCGTGTTTTATGCTAAAATTGGGAGTGAAACAAAGGCTTTTGATATTGCAGATGTTGCCAACGAGATTTGTGAAAAATTAGTTCATAGGCATCCTCATATTTATGGAGATGTTATTGTGGATAATGAGGAAGATGTAAAGCGTAATTGGGAAAATTTAAAACTTAAAGAAGGAAAAAACAGCGTTCTCGAAGGGGTTCCTCAATCTTTACCAGCAATGGTAAAGGCAAGTAGGATCCAGGATAAAGTGGCCGGAGTGGGGTTTGACTGGGAAGAACCTTATCAGGTATTTGAAAAACTTAAAGAAGAGCTTGACGAATTACAACACGAAATAGAAGTAGAGGATCATGAAAAAATAGAATCAGAATTTGGAGATGTTCTTTTTTCTATGATTAATTATGCTCGTTTTCTTAAAGTGAATCCAGAAGATTCATTAGAACGTACGAACAAAAAATTTATAAAAAGGTTTCAGTATCTAGAGTCAAAAGCAAAAGAAAATAATAAAAGCCTTAGAGATATGACACTTGCTGAAATGGATGTTTTTTGGGAAGAAGCAAAAAAACTATAG
- a CDS encoding glycosyltransferase, producing MSQKKILFACIPADGHFNPMTAIAIHLKTKGYDVRWYTGEGYKNKLHQMGIPYLPFRNAQELKIEEIDQMYPDRKKLKGIAHIKFDIINLFINRMKGYYEDIAEIYDVFPFDILVCDNTFPGSIVKKKLNIPIASIGVVPLALSAPDIPLYGIGHQPATTFFGKRKQNFIKLMADKLIFDETRVAYNQLLRSLDLPEEENLTIFDVAPLQSDIFLQNGIPEIDYPRYNLPASIKYVGALQVQTNNKNQKIKKDWSTILDTSKKVILVSQGTVEKNLEKLIIPSLEAFKDSNYIVLVATSYTDTKGLQKRYPQQHYYIEDFIAYDAVMPHIDVFIMNGGYGSALLSIKHGVPMITAGVNEGKNEICSRMDYSGISIDLKTEKPRVITIQNATEKILGTNKYLETIQTIQQRINSYNTLNICEQHITCLISE from the coding sequence ATGTCTCAAAAAAAAATCCTTTTCGCGTGTATACCCGCAGATGGACATTTTAATCCTATGACAGCTATAGCAATCCATCTCAAAACAAAAGGATATGATGTAAGATGGTATACAGGAGAGGGGTATAAAAACAAGCTACATCAAATGGGAATACCGTATTTACCATTTCGAAATGCACAGGAACTTAAAATAGAGGAAATAGATCAAATGTATCCTGATCGAAAAAAGCTAAAAGGAATTGCGCATATTAAGTTTGATATCATTAATCTGTTTATTAATAGAATGAAAGGTTACTATGAAGATATAGCAGAAATATATGACGTTTTTCCATTTGACATTTTGGTATGCGACAACACTTTCCCGGGATCTATTGTTAAGAAAAAACTTAATATACCTATTGCTAGCATAGGAGTTGTACCTTTAGCGCTTTCTGCACCCGATATTCCTTTATACGGCATTGGTCATCAGCCCGCTACAACATTTTTTGGCAAGAGAAAACAGAACTTTATAAAGCTAATGGCAGACAAGCTTATTTTTGACGAAACAAGAGTTGCGTATAATCAGTTGTTGCGTTCATTGGATTTACCCGAAGAAGAAAATCTAACTATTTTTGATGTAGCCCCTTTACAATCGGATATCTTTTTGCAAAATGGGATTCCTGAAATCGATTACCCAAGGTATAATCTTCCAGCTTCTATAAAATATGTTGGTGCACTACAAGTTCAAACTAATAACAAAAATCAAAAGATAAAAAAAGATTGGAGTACTATTCTAGACACCTCTAAAAAAGTCATATTGGTATCTCAGGGAACAGTAGAGAAAAATCTAGAAAAACTTATTATTCCATCCCTAGAAGCTTTTAAAGATTCAAATTACATAGTTCTGGTAGCTACAAGCTATACCGACACTAAAGGTTTACAAAAACGATATCCTCAACAACATTATTATATCGAAGATTTTATAGCTTATGATGCTGTAATGCCTCATATAGATGTTTTTATTATGAATGGAGGGTATGGCAGTGCCTTACTTAGTATTAAACACGGTGTACCAATGATTACTGCAGGAGTTAATGAAGGTAAAAATGAGATCTGCTCCAGAATGGATTATTCTGGAATCAGTATCGATCTAAAAACAGAAAAACCTCGAGTAATTACAATACAAAATGCTACCGAGAAAATATTAGGTACAAATAAATATCTAGAAACAATACAAACCATACAGCAACGTATAAATTCTTATAATACACTAAATATCTGCGAGCAACATATTACTTGTCTTATTTCGGAATAA
- a CDS encoding NAD(P)H-dependent flavin oxidoreductase: MNKIKELFNIQYPIIQGGMIWASGWRLASAVSNSGGLGLIGSGSMYPDVLREHIQKCKKATSKPFGVNIPMLYPNLEEAIQIIIEEGVKIVFTSAGNPKIYTPYLKEKGITVVHVVSSLKFALKAQEAGVDAVVAEGFEAGGHNGRDETTTLALIPMVKERINVPLIAAGGIATGAAMYAVMALGADGVQVGSRFVASEEASSHIDFKNMVVEAKEGDTQLTLKELAPVRLLKNKFYQDVAALYTTAPSVDELKTLLGRARAKRGMFEGDLNEGELEIGQVSGLIHEIKPAGIIIEDMITEFNTVQCEMNDVSL; this comes from the coding sequence ATGAACAAAATTAAAGAGCTATTTAATATTCAATACCCAATAATACAAGGAGGGATGATATGGGCAAGTGGTTGGAGATTAGCAAGTGCAGTGAGTAACTCGGGAGGATTGGGGCTTATAGGATCGGGATCTATGTATCCAGATGTGCTTAGGGAGCATATTCAGAAATGTAAAAAAGCAACTAGTAAACCTTTCGGGGTAAATATTCCGATGTTATATCCCAATTTGGAAGAAGCTATACAAATTATTATCGAAGAAGGTGTAAAAATAGTATTTACCTCTGCCGGGAATCCAAAAATATATACGCCCTACCTTAAAGAAAAAGGAATTACGGTAGTACATGTGGTAAGTAGTCTTAAATTTGCTTTAAAAGCACAAGAAGCTGGTGTTGATGCAGTGGTAGCAGAAGGGTTTGAAGCAGGAGGACATAATGGACGAGATGAGACTACTACACTGGCATTGATTCCTATGGTTAAAGAAAGAATAAATGTTCCTTTAATCGCAGCCGGAGGTATTGCTACAGGTGCAGCTATGTATGCTGTTATGGCTCTGGGGGCAGATGGTGTTCAGGTAGGAAGTCGCTTTGTAGCAAGTGAGGAAGCATCTTCACATATCGATTTTAAAAATATGGTGGTCGAGGCAAAAGAAGGGGATACGCAACTTACTCTAAAGGAGTTAGCCCCGGTAAGACTACTTAAAAATAAGTTTTATCAGGATGTAGCAGCACTATATACTACAGCACCTTCGGTAGATGAGTTAAAAACACTATTAGGACGCGCCAGAGCAAAAAGAGGTATGTTTGAAGGAGATCTAAATGAAGGAGAATTAGAGATAGGACAAGTGTCAGGATTAATTCATGAAATCAAGCCTGCTGGGATCATAATAGAAGATATGATCACAGAATTCAATACTGTACAGTGTGAAATGAACGATGTTTCGCTATAA
- the mnmA gene encoding tRNA 2-thiouridine(34) synthase MnmA codes for MKRVIVGLSGGVDSSVAAYLLKEQGYEVIGLFMKNWHDDSVTISDECPWLDDSNDALLVAEKLGIPFQTVDLSEEYKERIVDYMFNEYEKGRTPNPDVLCNREIKFDVFLKIALSLGADYVATGHYCRKDTIIKDGKEVYRLLEGKDPNKDQSYFLCQLSQEQLAKTLFPVGELLKPEVRDIAKAQGLATANKKDSQGLCFIGKVRLPEFLQQKLQPKQGNIIEISPSEKKYQREHPQFVSKRDELEFLSNKYTYDINDGKVVGKHQGAHFYTKGQRKGLAVGGTPEPLFVIETDVETNTIYTGQGKRHPGLYRKALFIAIEELHWVRDDLKLMIDEELEVMARIRYRQPLEKARLYRVDSGVYVVFENNQSAITEGQFVAWYIEDELVGSGVIS; via the coding sequence ATGAAGAGAGTAATCGTAGGATTATCGGGTGGAGTTGATTCTAGTGTAGCCGCATATTTACTTAAAGAACAGGGATATGAAGTTATTGGCTTGTTTATGAAAAACTGGCATGATGACTCCGTTACAATATCTGATGAATGTCCTTGGTTAGATGATAGTAATGATGCATTATTGGTAGCAGAAAAATTAGGAATACCATTTCAGACAGTTGATCTTAGTGAAGAGTATAAGGAACGTATAGTTGATTATATGTTCAACGAATATGAAAAAGGACGTACACCAAATCCGGATGTATTGTGTAATCGTGAAATTAAATTTGATGTTTTCCTAAAAATTGCGTTATCTCTTGGAGCAGATTATGTGGCTACAGGGCATTATTGTAGAAAGGATACTATTATAAAAGATGGAAAAGAAGTATATCGTTTATTAGAAGGAAAAGACCCTAATAAAGATCAATCCTATTTTTTATGTCAATTATCTCAGGAACAACTGGCAAAAACGCTTTTTCCTGTAGGTGAATTACTGAAACCCGAAGTTAGGGATATTGCTAAAGCGCAAGGTTTAGCAACCGCAAATAAAAAGGACTCTCAGGGATTATGCTTTATCGGGAAAGTTAGATTGCCAGAATTTCTTCAACAAAAATTACAACCAAAACAAGGAAATATTATTGAAATATCTCCTTCAGAAAAAAAATATCAACGAGAACATCCTCAATTTGTATCCAAAAGAGACGAATTAGAGTTTTTATCTAATAAATATACGTATGATATTAATGATGGTAAGGTAGTAGGAAAACATCAGGGCGCACATTTTTATACTAAAGGACAACGCAAAGGTTTGGCTGTTGGAGGTACACCAGAACCACTTTTTGTAATAGAAACCGATGTAGAAACGAATACTATTTATACGGGTCAGGGAAAAAGACATCCTGGATTATATAGAAAAGCTTTGTTTATAGCTATAGAAGAGCTGCATTGGGTGAGAGATGATCTTAAATTAATGATAGATGAAGAGTTGGAAGTAATGGCAAGAATCCGATATAGACAACCGTTAGAGAAAGCTAGATTGTATAGGGTTGACTCTGGGGTGTATGTGGTTTTTGAAAATAATCAAAGCGCAATAACCGAAGGTCAATTTGTGGCATGGTATATCGAAGATGAATTAGTTGGGTCTGGAGTAATCTCATAA
- a CDS encoding toxin-antitoxin system YwqK family antitoxin, giving the protein MRSIFLFCSLSFLVCYSVLGQKYNAFDANGKRHGKWQKKYEGSEQLRYEGKFDHGKEIGEFKFYQPNGGSSPTAIKLFSKSSDTVSVKYFTQKRKVISEGQMIGKNRIGIWKYYHKGSDKIMMTEQYQSGKLDGEQLTYFENGQLTEKTSYINGKQNGKRTMYSDTGVIIKEFTYDNDQLHGITKYYDINGVLIIEGNYKRGRKNGMWKYYKEGKLSEQKLFPVQKRGF; this is encoded by the coding sequence ATGCGAAGTATATTTTTATTTTGTAGTTTATCTTTTCTTGTATGTTACTCTGTTTTAGGTCAAAAATATAATGCATTTGATGCTAATGGTAAACGACATGGTAAATGGCAAAAAAAATATGAAGGTAGTGAACAGCTACGCTATGAAGGAAAATTTGATCACGGAAAAGAAATAGGAGAATTTAAATTTTATCAACCTAACGGAGGTAGTTCTCCTACAGCAATTAAGTTGTTTTCTAAAAGTAGCGATACTGTTAGTGTTAAATACTTTACTCAAAAAAGGAAAGTAATAAGTGAGGGCCAGATGATTGGTAAAAACCGTATAGGAATATGGAAATATTACCATAAAGGATCCGATAAGATCATGATGACTGAACAATACCAATCTGGAAAATTAGATGGAGAACAACTTACCTATTTTGAAAATGGCCAGTTAACCGAAAAAACTTCGTATATCAATGGCAAGCAAAACGGAAAAAGAACTATGTACTCTGATACAGGTGTGATTATAAAAGAATTTACCTATGATAATGATCAATTACATGGGATTACTAAGTATTATGACATAAACGGAGTATTGATTATCGAAGGAAATTATAAAAGAGGACGTAAAAATGGTATGTGGAAATACTATAAAGAAGGAAAACTCTCTGAACAAAAATTATTCCCGGTTCAAAAAAGAGGGTTTTAA